A window of the Oncorhynchus masou masou isolate Uvic2021 chromosome 13, UVic_Omas_1.1, whole genome shotgun sequence genome harbors these coding sequences:
- the LOC135551785 gene encoding calaxin-like, translating into MAEMSAMNRKLIQNLAETLSKQVKHFNKTEAECLIRLFNGLLGDQSDRRVGNGLDRGKFRNILHNTFGMTDDMIMDRVFRAFDKDNDSYVSVKEWIEGLSIFLRGTLDEKIKYCFDVYDLNGDGYISREEMFHMLKNSLIRQPTEEDPDEGIKDLVEITLKKMDHDHDSRLSYADFEKAVRDENLLLEAFGTCLPDAKSILAFEQHAFQDTLEH; encoded by the exons ATGGCTGAAATGTCTGCTATGAATAGAAAATTGATTCAGAATCTcgctgaaactctttctaaacaAGTCAAACACT TTAACAAAACAGAAGCAGAGTGTCTGATCCGACTGTTCAATGGTCTCCTGGGGGATCAGAGTGACAGGAGGGTAGGGAATGGCCTGGACAGAGGAAAATTCAGGAATATTCTACACAACACCTTTGGAATGACTGATGATATGATTATGGATAGAG TATTTCGTGCGTTCGACAAAGACAACGACAGCTACGTCAGTGTGAAAGAGTGGATTGAGGGACTATCAATCTTTCTCCGTGGAACATTGGATGAAAAGATTAAGT ACTGCTTTGATGTGTATGACTTGAATGGAGATGGGTACATTTCCCGGGAAGAGATGTTCCACATGCTGAAGAACAGCTTGATCAGACAGCCCACAGAGGAGGACCCAGACGAGGGCATCAAAGACCTGGTGGAGATCACACTCAAGAAGATG GACCATGACCACGACAGCAGACTGTCCTATGCAGACTTTGAAAAGGCAGTGAGAGACGAGAATCTATTGCTTGAAGCTTTTGGAACCTGCCTTCCCGATGCCAAG AGCATATTGGCATTTGAGCAGCATGCATTCCAGGATACACTTGAGCATTAA
- the LOC135551786 gene encoding progranulin-like isoform X1, producing MWNIAALVLVVAGTASCYITCPDGKVCSDQSTCCLTKEGYACCPVTHQVPWTALVQASDSTPQAGVIRCDTKFYCPSGTSCCKGLTGKWDCCPFPLGTCCADGQHCCEYGYTCDPTSFKCRKGYSQFPSGLRNEAKQD from the exons ATGTGGAACATAGCTGCATTGGTGTTAGTGGTGGCAGGGACTGCCTCTTGCTACATCACCTGCCCTGATGGAAAGGTCTGCTCTGATCAATCAACTTGCTGTTTGACTAAAGAAGGATACGCCTGCTGTCCAGTTACCCAT CAGGTTCCGTGGACAGCACTTGTTCAGGCCTCAGACAGCACCCCACAGGCTGGAGTCATTCGCTGTGACACAAAATTCTACTGCCCTTCTGGAACCAGCTGCTGCAAGGGACTGACTGGCAAATGGGACTGCTGCCCATTCCCACTG GGCACGTGCTGTGCAGATGGTCAGCATTGCTGTGAATATGGATACACCTGTGACCCAACCTCATTCAAGTGCAGGAAAGGTTACTCTCAGTTTCCTTCAGGTCTGAGGAATGAGGCTAAGCAGGACTGA
- the LOC135551786 gene encoding progranulin-like isoform X2 translates to MWNIAALVLVVAGTASCYITCPDGKVCSDQSTCCLTKEGYACCPVTHVPWTALVQASDSTPQAGVIRCDTKFYCPSGTSCCKGLTGKWDCCPFPLGTCCADGQHCCEYGYTCDPTSFKCRKGYSQFPSGLRNEAKQD, encoded by the exons ATGTGGAACATAGCTGCATTGGTGTTAGTGGTGGCAGGGACTGCCTCTTGCTACATCACCTGCCCTGATGGAAAGGTCTGCTCTGATCAATCAACTTGCTGTTTGACTAAAGAAGGATACGCCTGCTGTCCAGTTACCCAT GTTCCGTGGACAGCACTTGTTCAGGCCTCAGACAGCACCCCACAGGCTGGAGTCATTCGCTGTGACACAAAATTCTACTGCCCTTCTGGAACCAGCTGCTGCAAGGGACTGACTGGCAAATGGGACTGCTGCCCATTCCCACTG GGCACGTGCTGTGCAGATGGTCAGCATTGCTGTGAATATGGATACACCTGTGACCCAACCTCATTCAAGTGCAGGAAAGGTTACTCTCAGTTTCCTTCAGGTCTGAGGAATGAGGCTAAGCAGGACTGA